In the Streptomyces fradiae ATCC 10745 = DSM 40063 genome, one interval contains:
- a CDS encoding AI-2E family transporter, whose amino-acid sequence MPRWLPKAMALALALYACFQLGSWAFHQLTGLLLNILIAFFLALAVEPAVGRMAARGMRRGLATFLVFVAVAIVSVGFVVLLGSMLAGQIVDMVEDLPEYLDSLINWINHTFNTELSRVAVQDSLLRSDWLRSYVENSASGVLDVSATVLGGLFKLLTIFLFSFYFAADGPRLRRALCSVLPPAKQAEVLRAWEIAVDKTGGYLYSRGLMALASGAAHFVLLEFLGVPYAPALAVWVGLVSQFLPTIGTYLAGALPMLIAFTVAPWYALWVLAFVVVYQQFENYLLQPKLTAKTVDIHPAVAFGSVVAGTALLGAVGALIAIPAVATLQAFLGAYVKRYAVTEDPRVHGHRRHGEMVLARIQRALRTGRDQAPPPGSGA is encoded by the coding sequence ATGCCGCGCTGGCTCCCCAAGGCGATGGCCCTCGCCCTCGCCCTGTACGCCTGCTTCCAACTCGGCAGCTGGGCGTTCCACCAGCTCACCGGGCTGCTGCTCAACATCCTGATCGCGTTCTTCCTCGCCCTCGCCGTGGAGCCGGCGGTCGGGCGCATGGCCGCACGGGGGATGCGCCGGGGCCTGGCCACCTTCCTGGTGTTCGTCGCGGTCGCCATCGTGAGCGTCGGCTTCGTCGTCCTGCTCGGGTCGATGCTCGCGGGCCAGATCGTCGACATGGTCGAGGACCTGCCCGAGTACCTCGACTCACTCATCAACTGGATCAACCACACCTTCAACACGGAGCTGTCCCGCGTCGCCGTCCAGGACAGCCTCCTGCGCTCGGACTGGCTGCGCAGTTACGTGGAGAACAGCGCGAGCGGCGTGCTCGACGTGTCCGCCACCGTGCTGGGCGGCCTCTTCAAGCTGCTGACGATCTTCCTGTTCTCGTTCTACTTCGCCGCCGACGGACCCCGGCTGCGCCGCGCCCTGTGCTCCGTCCTCCCCCCGGCGAAGCAGGCGGAGGTCCTGCGGGCCTGGGAGATCGCGGTCGACAAGACCGGCGGCTACCTCTACTCGCGCGGCCTGATGGCGCTCGCCTCGGGAGCGGCGCACTTCGTCCTGCTGGAGTTCCTCGGCGTCCCCTACGCGCCCGCGCTCGCCGTCTGGGTCGGCCTCGTCTCGCAGTTCCTGCCGACCATCGGCACGTACCTGGCGGGCGCGCTGCCGATGCTGATCGCGTTCACGGTCGCCCCGTGGTACGCGCTGTGGGTGCTGGCGTTCGTCGTGGTGTACCAGCAGTTCGAGAACTACCTGCTCCAGCCGAAGCTCACGGCCAAGACCGTGGACATCCACCCGGCGGTGGCGTTCGGCTCGGTCGTCGCGGGCACCGCGCTGCTCGGTGCCGTCGGCGCCCTGATAGCCATCCCGGCGGTCGCCACCCTCCAGGCGTTCCTCGGGGCGTACGTGAAGCGGTACGCGGTCACGGAGGACCCACGGGTGCACGGCCACCGGCGGCACGGCGAGATGGTGCTGGCGCGGATCCAGCGGGCGCTGCGCACCGGGCGCGACCAGGCGCCGCCGCCCGGCAGCGGCGCCTGA
- a CDS encoding cytochrome d ubiquinol oxidase subunit II → MPSVETLAVALLGFYATGYFVLAGADIGTGMVAPYLGRTDRERRLVIASFAPFLLGNEVWLVATAGVFVGCFPVLEGELLTGQFAVVVPLLAGWVVRDAGLWLRGRVTGRAGRGWRAGCDGAVVCGSWTVALAWGWLLAGVLGGTPGRVATGAVAVVTSVAVAALFAAHGLGFAAARLTGPPYERARRLVGRTRAGASFALTAVLMAAVPVAAGTALPLAGAAADGATLGLLVPALLVVTPLLVAVQAGTWWVFRHRVTGPSYL, encoded by the coding sequence GTGCCTTCCGTGGAAACCCTCGCCGTCGCCCTGCTCGGCTTCTACGCGACCGGCTACTTCGTCCTCGCCGGGGCGGACATCGGCACCGGGATGGTGGCGCCCTACCTGGGGCGAACCGACCGCGAGCGGCGGCTGGTGATCGCCTCGTTCGCGCCGTTCCTCCTCGGCAACGAGGTGTGGCTGGTCGCGACCGCCGGGGTGTTCGTGGGCTGTTTCCCCGTGCTGGAGGGCGAACTCCTCACCGGTCAGTTCGCCGTGGTCGTTCCGCTGCTGGCCGGCTGGGTCGTCCGCGACGCGGGGCTGTGGCTGCGTGGGCGGGTGACCGGGCGGGCGGGGCGGGGCTGGCGGGCGGGCTGCGACGGCGCGGTCGTGTGCGGCAGCTGGACGGTGGCCCTGGCGTGGGGCTGGCTGCTCGCCGGGGTGCTGGGCGGGACGCCCGGCCGGGTCGCGACCGGGGCGGTCGCGGTGGTGACGTCCGTCGCCGTCGCGGCGCTGTTCGCCGCGCACGGGCTGGGCTTCGCGGCGGCCCGGTTGACGGGGCCGCCGTACGAGCGGGCCCGGCGACTGGTCGGGCGTACGCGCGCGGGGGCCTCCTTCGCGCTGACCGCCGTCCTGATGGCGGCGGTCCCGGTGGCCGCCGGGACGGCGCTGCCGCTGGCCGGGGCGGCGGCCGACGGCGCCACGCTCGGGCTGCTCGTCCCCGCGCTGCTCGTGGTGACGCCGCTGCTCGTCGCCGTGCAGGCGGGGACCTGGTGGGTCTTCCGGCACCGCGTGACCGGCCCTTCCTACCTGTGA
- a CDS encoding cytochrome ubiquinol oxidase subunit I, translating into MESDASEVLDLARLQFALTAGGHFLFVALTLGLVTVVACLQTKATFGGGELDARLVRFWGQLYVVNYAVGIVTGIVMEFQFGLSWSGLTHHAGNVLGATLAVETIVAFFVESTFLGLWIFGWNRMGRWAHLAAIWIVTLTAYASAYWILVSNGFLNNPVGHRVEDGRVVLADPAAVLTNPSALLAFGHVLAGALLTAGFFMAAVSAYHLLRRTPEWVFFGRSLRVGVFLAFPAAVVTAVLGGLQMASIAVLQPVKSAVFRHDTAELARLQAELTARFGPGDYIPSEAWTRGGALVMLIAFALMLYLTLAGFVLAFFRNAVFRFRVWHVALIAAVPLPYLAMIGGWVFREAGRQPWVVYGLLRTEDAVSDLSPAAMRFSLVVFTTLFAALVVLNAWLLGRHARRGPGDVALGRDERADADTDPRDGPPVGPADALPAPRY; encoded by the coding sequence GTGGAATCAGACGCCTCGGAAGTCCTCGACCTCGCCCGGCTGCAGTTCGCGCTCACCGCGGGCGGCCACTTCCTGTTCGTCGCCCTCACCCTGGGGCTGGTGACGGTCGTCGCGTGCCTGCAGACGAAGGCGACCTTCGGCGGCGGCGAGCTGGACGCCCGGCTGGTCCGGTTCTGGGGGCAGCTCTACGTCGTCAACTACGCGGTCGGCATCGTGACCGGCATCGTCATGGAGTTCCAGTTCGGGCTGAGCTGGAGCGGACTGACCCACCACGCGGGGAACGTCCTCGGGGCGACGCTCGCCGTGGAGACGATCGTGGCGTTCTTCGTGGAGTCGACCTTCCTCGGCCTGTGGATCTTCGGCTGGAACCGGATGGGCCGCTGGGCGCACCTGGCGGCCATCTGGATCGTCACGCTCACCGCGTACGCGTCGGCGTACTGGATCCTCGTCTCGAACGGCTTCCTCAACAACCCCGTCGGCCACCGCGTGGAGGACGGCCGGGTGGTCCTGGCGGACCCGGCCGCCGTCCTGACCAATCCGAGCGCCCTGCTGGCCTTCGGGCACGTCCTGGCCGGCGCGCTGCTCACGGCGGGGTTCTTCATGGCGGCCGTCAGCGCGTACCACCTGTTACGGCGCACCCCGGAGTGGGTGTTCTTCGGCCGCAGCCTGCGCGTCGGGGTGTTCCTGGCGTTCCCGGCGGCGGTGGTGACGGCGGTCCTCGGCGGGCTCCAGATGGCGTCCATCGCCGTGCTGCAGCCGGTGAAGTCGGCGGTGTTCCGGCATGACACGGCGGAGCTGGCCCGGCTCCAGGCGGAGCTGACCGCGCGGTTCGGGCCGGGTGACTACATCCCGTCGGAGGCCTGGACCCGCGGCGGCGCGCTGGTCATGCTGATCGCCTTCGCGCTGATGCTGTACCTCACGCTCGCCGGGTTCGTGCTGGCCTTCTTCCGAAATGCCGTGTTCCGGTTCCGGGTGTGGCATGTGGCGCTGATCGCCGCCGTTCCCCTGCCGTACCTCGCGATGATCGGCGGCTGGGTCTTCCGCGAGGCGGGCCGCCAGCCGTGGGTGGTGTACGGGCTGCTGAGGACCGAGGACGCGGTCTCCGACCTCTCGCCCGCCGCGATGCGTTTCTCCCTGGTCGTCTTCACCACACTGTTCGCGGCGCTCGTCGTCCTCAACGCGTGGCTGCTGGGGCGGCACGCGCGGCGCGGTCCCGGCGATGTGGCCCTGGGCCGCGACGAGCGGGCGGACGCGGACACCGACCCGCGTGACGGGCCCCCGGTCGGTCCGGCCGACGCCCTGCCCGCCCCCCGCTACTGA
- a CDS encoding response regulator, with translation MIRVVLADDQTLVRAGFRSILDGESDIEVVGEASDGERAVALARELRPDVVLMDVRMPGADGLEATRRITGDPRLDGVRVVILTTFDVDDYVYGALRAGASGFLVKDTEPMELLHGVRVVARGDALIAPAVTRRLIAEFAARRGRRPDPSPRLNALTEREREVMGLVGAGLSNDEIARRLVLSPATAKTHVSRIMTKLGVRDRAQVVVLAYESGMITPGWLA, from the coding sequence ATGATCCGCGTCGTACTGGCCGACGACCAGACGCTCGTACGGGCCGGGTTCCGGTCGATCCTCGACGGCGAGTCCGACATCGAGGTCGTGGGCGAGGCGTCCGACGGCGAGCGGGCCGTCGCCCTCGCCCGCGAGCTGCGGCCCGACGTCGTCCTGATGGACGTCCGCATGCCGGGCGCGGACGGTCTGGAGGCCACCCGCCGCATCACCGGCGACCCCCGGCTGGACGGTGTCCGCGTGGTGATCCTCACCACCTTCGACGTCGACGACTACGTGTACGGGGCACTGCGCGCGGGAGCCTCGGGATTCCTGGTGAAGGACACCGAGCCGATGGAGCTGCTGCACGGCGTCCGGGTCGTGGCGCGCGGGGACGCGCTCATCGCCCCCGCCGTGACCCGTCGGCTGATCGCCGAGTTCGCCGCGCGCCGTGGTCGGCGGCCGGACCCGAGTCCCCGGCTGAACGCGCTGACCGAGCGGGAGCGCGAGGTGATGGGCCTGGTCGGCGCGGGGCTGTCCAACGACGAGATCGCCCGTCGGCTGGTGCTCTCGCCGGCCACCGCGAAGACGCACGTCAGCCGCATCATGACCAAGCTGGGCGTGCGCGACCGGGCGCAGGTGGTGGTCCTCGCGTACGAGTCGGGCATGATCACGCCGGGCTGGCTCGCCTGA
- a CDS encoding sensor histidine kinase: MALPSPVRRGRVSARTADLAVTAAVTVLVTGWTAFSILSAPAGSESLPRTLLGWLLIAVACGALPLRRRAPVAVAVVTLLASVVYYPTSSHDGPLMVTFALALYTAAAEGRFAAAAALASVTLLAVGLGEMRQETGRRQIDDTSLVMLAGWLISLVAVGRAQRARLAYLREAEQRALAAQREQEARALQSVAEERLRIAREVHDVLGHSLSLIHVQSSAALHGLTRRPAPAEALPAATRALEAVKATSKDALRELRGTLGVLRQGAEEAPIAPVSGLGRLDELVGRARAAGLDVTTRTEGTARRLPPALDLAAYRIVQESLTNVTRHARASEVLITLTWTDEALGLCVEDDGEGSPDGGAGGSGLRGMAERARAFGGELTAGDTGQGFRVSARLPLTGPLAPTGLAPTRLTTTRGTE, translated from the coding sequence ATGGCCCTCCCCTCCCCCGTACGACGCGGCCGTGTGTCCGCGCGGACGGCCGACCTGGCCGTGACCGCCGCCGTCACCGTCCTCGTCACCGGCTGGACGGCCTTCTCCATCCTCTCCGCTCCGGCGGGCAGCGAGTCGCTTCCGCGTACGCTCCTCGGCTGGCTCCTCATCGCGGTGGCGTGCGGCGCGCTGCCGCTGCGGCGCCGCGCCCCGGTCGCCGTGGCCGTCGTCACACTGCTCGCCTCGGTCGTCTACTACCCGACCAGTTCGCACGACGGCCCGCTCATGGTCACCTTCGCGCTGGCCCTGTACACGGCGGCCGCTGAGGGCCGGTTCGCGGCCGCCGCCGCCCTGGCGTCCGTCACGCTCCTGGCGGTCGGCCTGGGCGAGATGCGCCAGGAGACGGGGCGGCGCCAGATCGACGACACCTCCCTGGTGATGCTGGCCGGCTGGCTGATCAGCCTCGTCGCCGTGGGCCGTGCCCAGCGCGCCCGGCTCGCCTACCTCCGCGAGGCCGAGCAGCGCGCCCTGGCTGCCCAGCGGGAGCAGGAGGCGCGCGCCCTCCAGAGCGTCGCCGAGGAACGGCTGCGCATCGCGCGTGAGGTGCACGACGTCCTCGGGCACAGCCTCTCGCTGATCCACGTCCAGTCCAGCGCCGCCCTGCACGGGCTGACCAGGAGGCCGGCGCCCGCAGAGGCACTGCCCGCCGCCACACGGGCCCTGGAGGCGGTCAAGGCGACCAGCAAGGACGCGCTGCGGGAGCTGCGCGGCACCCTCGGCGTGCTCCGCCAGGGCGCCGAGGAGGCGCCGATCGCCCCCGTCTCCGGCCTGGGCCGCCTCGACGAACTGGTCGGCCGGGCCCGCGCCGCCGGCCTGGACGTCACCACCCGCACGGAGGGCACGGCGCGACGGCTGCCGCCCGCCCTGGACCTCGCCGCGTACCGCATCGTGCAGGAGTCCCTGACGAACGTCACCCGGCACGCGCGCGCGAGCGAAGTCCTGATCACACTCACCTGGACGGACGAGGCCCTCGGGCTGTGCGTCGAGGACGACGGCGAGGGCTCACCCGACGGCGGGGCGGGGGGCAGCGGCCTGCGCGGCATGGCGGAAAGGGCGCGGGCCTTCGGCGGCGAGCTCACCGCGGGCGACACCGGCCAGGGCTTCCGCGTCTCCGCCCGTCTGCCGCTCACCGGCCCCCTCGCCCCCACGGGTCTCGCCCCCACACGTCTCACCACCACCAGGGGAACGGAATGA
- the recA gene encoding recombinase RecA: protein MAGTDREKALDAALAQIERQFGKGAVMRMGERSQEPIEVIPTGSTALDVALGVGGLPRGRVVEIYGPESSGKTTLTLHAVANAQKAGGQVAFVDAEHALDPEYAKKLGVDIDNLILSQPDNGEQALEIVDMLVRSGALDLIVIDSVAALVPRAEIEGEMGDSHVGLQARLMSQALRKITSALNQSKTTAIFINQLREKIGVMFGSPETTTGGRALKFYASVRIDIRRIETLKDGTDAVGNRTRCKVVKNKVAPPFKQAEFDILYGEGISREGGLIDMGVEHGFIRKAGAWYTYEGDQLGQGKENARNFLKDNPDLANEIEKKIKVKLGVGVRPDTSAAEPAAAASGTADATAEAAKSVPAPATKAAKATKATAAKA, encoded by the coding sequence ATGGCAGGAACCGACCGCGAGAAGGCGCTCGACGCCGCGCTCGCACAGATTGAACGGCAGTTCGGCAAGGGCGCCGTGATGCGCATGGGCGAGCGGTCCCAGGAGCCCATCGAGGTCATCCCGACCGGCTCGACCGCGCTCGACGTGGCGCTCGGTGTCGGTGGCCTGCCGCGCGGCCGTGTGGTGGAGATCTACGGCCCGGAGTCCTCCGGCAAGACGACCCTGACCCTGCACGCCGTGGCCAACGCGCAGAAGGCCGGCGGCCAGGTCGCGTTCGTCGACGCGGAGCACGCCCTCGACCCCGAGTACGCCAAGAAGCTCGGCGTCGACATCGACAACCTGATCCTGTCGCAGCCGGACAACGGCGAGCAGGCCCTGGAGATCGTGGACATGCTCGTCCGCTCCGGGGCGCTCGACCTGATCGTCATCGACTCCGTCGCCGCACTCGTGCCGCGCGCGGAGATCGAGGGCGAGATGGGCGACTCGCACGTGGGCCTCCAGGCCCGCCTGATGAGCCAGGCGCTCCGCAAGATCACCAGCGCGCTCAACCAGTCCAAGACCACGGCGATCTTCATCAACCAGCTCCGCGAGAAGATCGGCGTGATGTTCGGCTCGCCGGAGACCACGACCGGTGGCCGCGCGCTGAAGTTCTACGCGTCGGTGCGCATCGACATCCGCCGCATCGAGACGCTCAAGGACGGCACGGACGCGGTCGGCAACCGCACCCGCTGCAAGGTCGTCAAGAACAAGGTGGCCCCGCCGTTCAAGCAGGCCGAGTTCGACATCCTCTACGGCGAGGGCATCAGCCGCGAGGGCGGCCTGATCGACATGGGCGTGGAGCACGGCTTCATCCGCAAGGCCGGCGCCTGGTACACGTACGAGGGCGACCAGCTGGGCCAGGGCAAGGAGAACGCCCGCAACTTCCTCAAGGACAACCCCGACCTCGCCAACGAGATCGAGAAGAAGATCAAGGTGAAGCTGGGCGTCGGCGTCCGTCCCGACACCTCGGCGGCTGAGCCCGCCGCAGCGGCCTCGGGCACGGCGGACGCGACGGCCGAGGCGGCCAAGTCCGTCCCCGCACCGGCGACGAAGGCCGCGAAGGCGACCAAGGCGACGGCGGCCAAGGCGTAA
- the recX gene encoding recombination regulator RecX — protein sequence MARRTEWPGGSPDSSRAEKELPPQDPAEQARAICLRLLTGMPRTRRQLADALHKRGIPEEVAEDVLSRFEDVGLIDDAAFAGAWVESRHHGRGLARRALARELRTKGVDSAVIDEAVGRLDADREEATARELVQRKLRSTRGLDRDRRLRRLAGMLARKGYPEGLALRVVRRALEEEGEDTEDLDFDPT from the coding sequence ATGGCCCGGCGCACCGAATGGCCGGGCGGCAGCCCCGACTCGTCGAGGGCCGAGAAGGAGCTGCCGCCCCAGGACCCGGCCGAGCAGGCGCGGGCGATCTGCCTGCGCCTGCTCACCGGGATGCCGCGCACCCGCAGACAACTCGCGGACGCGCTCCACAAGCGGGGGATCCCGGAGGAGGTCGCCGAGGACGTCCTGTCCCGCTTCGAGGACGTGGGACTGATCGACGACGCCGCGTTCGCCGGGGCATGGGTGGAGTCCCGGCACCACGGCCGCGGGCTGGCCCGCCGCGCCCTGGCACGGGAGCTCCGCACCAAAGGCGTCGACTCGGCCGTGATCGACGAGGCGGTCGGCCGGCTCGACGCGGACCGGGAGGAGGCGACGGCCCGCGAGCTCGTCCAGCGCAAGCTGCGCTCCACGCGCGGGCTCGACCGCGACCGCCGGCTCCGCCGCCTCGCGGGCATGCTCGCCCGCAAGGGCTACCCCGAGGGCCTCGCCCTCCGCGTCGTCCGCCGCGCCCTGGAGGAGGAGGGCGAGGACACCGAGGACCTGGACTTCGACCCCACCTGA
- a CDS encoding FAD-dependent monooxygenase yields the protein MDPVIIVGAGPVGLALALALAAQEVPCVVLDEGAGEDEYRPARTAVLRADTAGFVERLGCGAALHEEGVRWNAWRAVRRRQLVHRHTFADAPEGVAGTGEARGHGHGLPGERDAAGRGSAGLGGLGRGAGRGPGEVTGPGPDANAAEEGVEGVPAPLHVPQHALTGALRAALAAPPAARLVRLVTESRVDALEQDAGGVSVHTRGRHETWWRGGYVVGCDGARSTVRKLLGIRFPGRTAVERHAVAMLRTELPWPGEAVLHRRPPWRSGGDEVSARPLPDGGWRLDWLLPPRGELVTPEALVSRIRETLAGWCGDTPAYELVDTGVYTVHHRLARSWRVDRAFLAGDAAHLLGALGTQGLDEGLRDAENLAWKLAGAWHGGDSPQVLLDSYEAERRTAVAARLRAADQALPALRSGGGLRTYLRGGARGLDALLADAHLGRGPLGAPPAYPLSPLTPMDPESAVEVGTEPGAPVADVPVTAPDGTAGRLRDRLGRSALVVLVAPGTGVWDRRHWVTAGVMPRLAETVRALPVAAELLVTEAYPGAAAHTVLLVRPDGHLAAAFAGVHPDALRTAARTLRGGAPDRQGSETPEEASVP from the coding sequence GTGGACCCGGTGATCATCGTCGGCGCGGGCCCGGTCGGGCTCGCGCTGGCCCTGGCGCTGGCCGCCCAGGAGGTGCCGTGCGTGGTGCTGGACGAGGGGGCGGGTGAGGACGAGTACCGGCCCGCCCGGACCGCGGTGCTCCGGGCTGACACGGCCGGATTCGTGGAGCGGCTGGGCTGCGGCGCGGCGCTGCACGAGGAGGGCGTGCGGTGGAACGCCTGGCGGGCCGTGCGGCGTCGTCAGCTGGTACACCGCCACACCTTCGCGGACGCCCCCGAGGGCGTCGCCGGAACCGGTGAGGCGCGCGGCCACGGCCATGGCCTGCCGGGCGAGCGGGACGCCGCCGGCCGCGGGTCGGCCGGGCTCGGAGGTCTGGGGCGCGGTGCGGGCCGGGGGCCGGGCGAGGTCACCGGCCCGGGGCCGGACGCCAACGCTGCCGAGGAGGGCGTCGAGGGCGTCCCCGCGCCGCTGCACGTCCCGCAGCACGCGCTCACGGGCGCGCTGCGCGCCGCCCTCGCGGCGCCGCCCGCCGCGCGGCTGGTCCGGCTCGTCACGGAGAGCCGGGTCGACGCGCTGGAGCAGGACGCGGGAGGAGTGTCGGTCCACACCCGGGGACGCCACGAGACCTGGTGGCGGGGCGGCTACGTGGTGGGGTGCGACGGCGCCCGTTCCACGGTCCGCAAACTGCTGGGCATCCGCTTCCCCGGGCGTACGGCGGTGGAGCGCCACGCCGTGGCGATGTTGCGCACGGAGCTGCCGTGGCCCGGCGAGGCGGTGCTGCACCGCCGGCCCCCGTGGCGGAGCGGCGGGGACGAGGTGTCGGCGCGCCCGCTGCCGGACGGGGGCTGGCGGCTGGACTGGCTGCTGCCGCCGCGCGGCGAGCTGGTGACGCCGGAGGCCCTGGTGAGCCGCATCCGGGAGACCCTGGCCGGCTGGTGCGGGGACACGCCCGCGTACGAGCTGGTCGACACGGGCGTGTACACCGTGCACCACCGGCTGGCGCGGAGCTGGCGTGTGGACCGGGCGTTCCTGGCGGGGGACGCCGCGCACCTGCTGGGCGCGCTGGGCACGCAGGGTCTGGACGAGGGCCTGCGGGACGCGGAGAACCTGGCGTGGAAGCTCGCCGGGGCCTGGCACGGCGGAGACTCGCCGCAGGTGCTGCTGGACAGCTACGAGGCGGAGCGGCGCACGGCGGTGGCCGCCCGGCTCCGCGCCGCCGACCAGGCCCTTCCGGCGCTGCGGAGCGGGGGCGGGCTGCGGACGTACCTGCGGGGCGGCGCGCGAGGGCTCGACGCGCTCCTGGCGGACGCGCATCTGGGGCGGGGACCGCTGGGCGCTCCGCCCGCGTACCCGCTCTCGCCGCTCACACCGATGGACCCGGAGAGCGCGGTGGAGGTCGGTACGGAGCCGGGCGCGCCGGTCGCCGACGTGCCGGTGACCGCGCCGGACGGCACGGCGGGTCGGCTGCGCGACCGGCTGGGGCGCAGTGCGCTGGTCGTCCTGGTAGCGCCGGGCACGGGCGTGTGGGACAGGCGCCACTGGGTGACCGCCGGCGTCATGCCCCGGCTCGCGGAGACGGTGCGGGCCCTGCCCGTGGCGGCCGAGCTGCTGGTCACCGAGGCGTACCCGGGCGCCGCGGCCCACACGGTCCTGCTCGTACGGCCTGACGGCCACCTCGCCGCGGCCTTCGCGGGCGTCCACCCCGACGCGCTGCGTACGGCGGCGCGGACCCTGCGCGGTGGCGCGCCCGACAGGCAGGGGTCCGAAACCCCGGAGGAAGCGTCCGTGCCCTGA
- a CDS encoding amino acid ABC transporter permease — translation MSSVLYDTPGPKARLRNILYSAVFVVLVGLVVWWALSVMADKGQLAADKWKPFVTDGAVWTTFLLPGLVETLKAAGLALVIALPLGALLGIGRLSDHAWVRGPVGAVVEFFRAIPVLLMMIFANAVFAQFTPIASEVRPLYAVVTGLVLYNASVIAEIVRAGILSLPYGQTDAAKAIGMRKGQIMGYVLLPQAVTAMLPALVSQLVVIVKDTALGGAILGLSELLFQIRPITANYGANTIATITVVALIYILVNGALTQLAAWLEGLMRRRKKSTGAVVDIKEIDSQMGGGVA, via the coding sequence ATGAGTTCCGTTCTGTACGACACCCCGGGCCCCAAGGCCAGGCTGCGGAACATCCTGTACTCGGCCGTCTTCGTCGTCCTGGTGGGCCTCGTGGTCTGGTGGGCACTGTCCGTCATGGCCGACAAGGGGCAGCTGGCGGCCGACAAGTGGAAGCCGTTCGTCACCGACGGCGCCGTCTGGACGACCTTCCTCCTGCCGGGCCTCGTCGAGACGCTGAAGGCGGCGGGGCTGGCGCTGGTGATCGCCCTGCCGCTGGGCGCGCTGCTCGGCATCGGCCGCCTCTCCGACCACGCGTGGGTCCGGGGTCCGGTGGGCGCGGTCGTGGAGTTCTTCCGCGCGATCCCCGTGCTGCTGATGATGATCTTCGCGAACGCGGTGTTCGCCCAGTTCACGCCGATCGCGTCGGAGGTCAGGCCGCTGTACGCGGTGGTGACCGGCCTCGTTCTGTACAACGCCTCCGTCATCGCGGAGATCGTCCGGGCCGGCATCCTGTCCCTGCCGTACGGCCAGACCGACGCCGCCAAGGCGATCGGCATGCGCAAGGGCCAGATCATGGGGTACGTGCTGCTGCCGCAGGCGGTCACGGCGATGCTGCCGGCGCTGGTCAGCCAGCTCGTGGTCATCGTCAAGGACACCGCGCTGGGCGGCGCGATCCTGGGTCTGAGCGAGCTGCTCTTCCAGATCCGCCCGATCACCGCCAACTACGGCGCCAACACGATCGCGACGATCACCGTGGTGGCACTGATCTACATCCTCGTGAACGGCGCGCTGACGCAGCTCGCCGCGTGGCTGGAGGGTCTGATGCGGCGGCGCAAGAAGAGCACCGGCGCGGTCGTGGACATCAAGGAGATCGACTCCCAGATGGGCGGCGGCGTCGCGTAG
- a CDS encoding amino acid ABC transporter permease, which translates to MFDFLDSPQYDLLGAFWVTVQLTLYSAVGSLIWGTLLAGMRVSPVPLMRAFGTAYVNLVRNTPLTIVVVSCSLVLNQTLGFALGGETFKDIGFRMAVLGLVAYTGTFVCEALRSGINTVPVGQAEAARALGLSFFQVLTLIVLPQAFRSVVAPLANVLIALTKNTTVAAAIGVAEAALLMKEMVENEADALFAVFGVFALGFVLLTLPTGLLLGWVAKRVAVKR; encoded by the coding sequence GTGTTCGACTTTCTTGATTCTCCGCAGTACGACCTGCTCGGCGCCTTCTGGGTGACCGTCCAGCTCACCCTCTACTCGGCGGTGGGCTCCCTGATCTGGGGCACCCTGCTGGCGGGCATGCGGGTGAGCCCGGTACCGCTGATGCGGGCCTTCGGGACCGCGTACGTCAACCTCGTCCGGAACACCCCGCTGACCATCGTGGTCGTCAGCTGCTCGCTGGTGCTCAACCAGACGCTCGGGTTCGCCCTGGGGGGCGAGACCTTCAAGGACATCGGCTTCCGCATGGCGGTGCTCGGCCTGGTGGCGTACACGGGCACGTTCGTCTGCGAGGCGCTGCGCTCCGGCATCAACACCGTGCCGGTCGGGCAGGCCGAGGCGGCGCGGGCCCTGGGGCTGAGCTTCTTCCAGGTGCTGACCCTGATCGTGCTGCCGCAGGCGTTCCGCTCGGTGGTGGCCCCGCTCGCGAACGTCCTGATCGCCCTGACGAAGAACACGACCGTCGCGGCGGCGATCGGCGTCGCCGAGGCGGCGCTGCTGATGAAGGAAATGGTCGAGAACGAGGCCGACGCGCTGTTCGCCGTCTTCGGCGTCTTCGCCCTCGGGTTCGTGCTCCTCACTCTTCCCACCGGCCTGCTCCTGGGCTGGGTGGCCAAGCGCGTGGCGGTGAAGCGATGA